Part of the Bacillus cereus group sp. RP43 genome is shown below.
TGATTATATTTAATAAAGAGCACGTTTGAAATTCCTTCCAACATGCTCTTTATTAATTTAAGGGTTTTATTTATATACTAGCAATTAGATTATACTTTAGCACCGATTAACAAAAAATTCTTATCTACAGCTTTTGAATTTGTGCATTTATATTCCCCTTACTTAATCCGCCATGGTAACAAACTACCGAATCAATTTTTAGATTTAAATACTTCTTCAAAGAATTTTGCGCTTCCTTTACGTCCAAAGTGGTTGGGGCATGAATTCCCCCTAAAATTCCGTTTACGCTATACATTGAATCCCCAGCGATAAGAGTTTTACTTTGTCTCAAATATAAACTAATATGACCAGGAGTGTGCCCTGGGGTATGAATAACAAGAATACCACCGCAATATGGAAGTTCTTGGCCGTCAACCAAAGTATCATCCACTTTTCCTTTCGGAGGATTCTGTACTTGTGCATCCTTCAATAAAGGTAACTCCCCCTCGATATATGGCTTATCTAGCTCATGAGCATAGACTCTTATATTACTTCCACAGTTATGTAATAGTTCAGGAAGACTACCTATATGATCTATATCTTGATGCGTCAAAATCACGGCTTTTAGTTTATCAAACGATACTCCAACCTTATCCATTTCTACTCGTATATCTTCAATTTGTCCAGGAAATCCAGTATCTATTAAAACTGCCATTTCATTATCCCATAAAAGAATTGGGTGAATAATATACTCTTGGAATTCAAGATGTAACATCTCTACTCCCTTAGCAATCTCCATGACTTTTGTCTCCTTTATTATTAGGTTTTTAAAATCTAAAAATAGATTTGAATACATAAAAAACTTAATAAATAAAACCCTGCTATCGTATAATATGTTTCGTCATACCAATCGAAAATTCCTCAAATCCAATTGATTCATAGTAAGATTTTAAATCTTCAACACACATAAGTTGTGGAATAACTCGTTTTTGTTCACAGTGCCGGATTAATCGTTCCACTATTTCCTTTCCAATGCCTTTGGACTGATATTCCGGTAATAC
Proteins encoded:
- a CDS encoding MBL fold metallo-hydrolase, with the protein product MEIAKGVEMLHLEFQEYIIHPILLWDNEMAVLIDTGFPGQIEDIRVEMDKVGVSFDKLKAVILTHQDIDHIGSLPELLHNCGSNIRVYAHELDKPYIEGELPLLKDAQVQNPPKGKVDDTLVDGQELPYCGGILVIHTPGHTPGHISLYLRQSKTLIAGDSMYSVNGILGGIHAPTTLDVKEAQNSLKKYLNLKIDSVVCYHGGLSKGNINAQIQKL
- a CDS encoding GNAT family N-acetyltransferase, whose translation is MYESLGWNSLELSVNELEQMCKQSWYAIYVFDDQKLVGMGRVISDGVITGIICGVCVLPEYQSKGIGKEIVERLIRHCEQKRVIPQLMCVEDLKSYYESIGFEEFSIGMTKHIIR